One Etheostoma spectabile isolate EspeVRDwgs_2016 chromosome 12, UIUC_Espe_1.0, whole genome shotgun sequence genomic window carries:
- the plxdc2a gene encoding plexin domain-containing protein 2 isoform X1 has protein sequence MRYELRGRMATTLTKTVNLITGLVIVFQLQISFMKLKSAYGVYRTDTQGLSSPEEGSYVVAGNNKPRGTSPSFGAPGWAADNRGHYRDQHQSEESDPDLLMDGHDNATQIVDIDPAYYTSKIYGSGDSASKELWVNIDEMEEDAWKVCGFLSSTHRQAERVNLSFDFPFYGHVLKEITVATGGFIYTGDIIHQMLTATQYIAPLMANFDPSLSQNSTVFYFDNGTALVVQWNRIYLQDNISLGSFTFQAALHSDGRIIFAYKEIPIHINDISTENHPVKVGLSDAFVVLNEIEQIPNVRRRTIYEYHKVDILKSKISNSTAVEMLPLPTCLQFSSCGPCVTSQIGFNCSWCSRLQRCSSGFDRYRQDWVDLGCPEERRDPRCLRMTDVTNATSRHFTHTTTPVTATTMHQKTSSLTSTPLRRTSTVTNPSTHSSTSRKIISTQQPPTSKPAEDDTKISLHINEAPKDEETTGESDGPQTGLLAGIIMVMVIMGAAVLVSVYIYNHPTSSASLFFMERRPTRWPIMKFRRGSGRPSYAEVETPGQDKDGMGVIDPKQSFVMSDRRESEQKEGFIVPDQRERFLVSESS, from the exons ATGCGTTACGAACTAAGAGGAAGGATGGCAACGACCCTGACAAAGACAGTTAATCTCATCACAGGACTGGTCATTGTTTTCCAGTTACAAATAAGCTTCATGAAACTAAAATCCGCTTATG GTGTCTACCGTACTGACACACAGGGGCTGTCTTCTCCAGAGGAAGGGTCGTATGTAGTCGCAGGGAACAACAAGCCCAGGGGGACGAGTCCCAGTTTTGGGGCCCCTGGCTGGGCTGCAGATAACAGGGGCCACTACAGAGATCAGCACCAATCAGAAGAGTCAGATCCAGACCTGCTGATGGACGGTCACGACAATGCTACACAGATTGTG GACATTGATCCCGCCTACTATACATCTAAAATCTACGGTTCTGGAGACTCAGCCAGCAAAGAGCTGTGGGTGAACATCGATGAGATGGAAGAGGATGCGTGGAAGGTCTGTGGTTTCCTGTCCAGCACCCACAGACAAGCTGAG AGAGTGAATCTTTCCTTCGACTTCCCTTTCTATGGACATGTACTAAAAGAAATCACAGTGGCAACTGGAG GTTTCATTTACACTGGAGATATAATCCACCAAATGCTCACAGCCACGCAGTACATCGCCCCTTTGATGGCAAATTTTGACCCAAGTCTGTCCCAAAACTCGACTGTGTTTTACTTTGATAACG GCACTGCCCTGGTGGTTCAGTGGAACCGGATTTACCTCCAGGACAACATCAGTCTTGGATCTTTCACCTTCCAGGCCGCTCTGCACAGTGACGGACGTATCATCTTTGCATACAAAGAG atTCCTATACACATCAACGACATCAGCACTGAGAATCATCCTGTCAAGGTGGGCTTGTCGGATGCTTTTGTGGTTCTAAATGAGATAGAGCAGATCCCCA ATGTTCGGAGGAGAACCATTTATGAGTACCACAAAGTCGACATCCTTAAGTCCAAAATCTCCAATTCTACAGCTGTTGAGATGCTACCTCTCCCAA CATGTCTCCAGTTCTCCAGCTGTGGTCCATGTGTCACTTCTCAGATTGGCTTTAACTGCAGCTGGTGCAGTCGGCTACAAAG ATGCTCCAGTGGCTTTGATCGTTACCGGCAGGACTGGGTCGACCTCGGCTGCCCGGAGGAG AGAAGAGATCCCCGGTGTCTTCGAATGACAGACGTTACAAACGCCACATCTCGCCACTTCACACACACGACCACTCCTGTTACAGCGACCACAATGCATCAGAAGACCTCCAGCTTGACCTCCACCCCCCTCCGCAGGACGTCCACTGTCACCAACCCCTCAACACATAGCAGCACAAGCAGAAAAATAATATCCACTCAACAGCCTCCTACCAGCAAACCTGCCGAAG ATGACACAAAGATCTCTTTGCACATCAATGAAGCGC CAAAGGACGAGGAGACCACAGGAGAGAGCGATGGGCCACAGACTGGTCTGCTGGCAGGAATCATCATGGTGATGGTGATCATGGGAGCAGCCGTTCTTGTGTCTGTCTACATATACAACCACCCCACCTCCAGCGCCAGCCTCTTCTTCATGGAG CGACGACCAACCCGGTGGCCAATCATGAAGTTCAGACGGGGCTCCGGGCGTCCTTCTTACGCCGAGGTAGAGACTCCTGGTCAGGACAAAGACGGCATGGGGGTCATCGACCCCAAACAGTCTTTTGTCATgtcagacagaagagagagtGAACAGAAGGAAGGATTCATAGTTCCAGATCAGAGGGAGCGCTTCCTAGTCTCAGAGAGCTCCTGA
- the myripa gene encoding rab effector MyRIP — protein MGRKLDLSGLTDNEAEHVLQVVQRDMRLRKKEEERLSELKLELDEEGSRCVLLSRQRCFNQRCCIRCCSPFTFLLNTKRQCHDCHYNVCKACRVYNKQDKAWLCSACQKSRLLKTQSLEWFYTDVKTRFKRFGSAKVLKTLYRKHLAEHSALSELTEGSAYEESICNEGSVCGSDSTFYRQSQEHSMAETLTVALRVAEEAVDEAISKAESDTANQGKQNEAHYLREHRGELIEELTKTIVQKIISTRKTLAQMRADYDQAWPLEHNTDLYHQFNCDQASSSLKHQPGLWRSHSAFSLLDNDPPGLMQDSSQALKKDGGGSAMSTWKSVDRLDNTGVSSVLKSPDGNWIALQSAQLSRPSLLTKRKSLVFSALERESEVVSAYEGMGSDLETKPEPDRSWGAVLQEIHRMMTDSNSNQQDNRDRMPSVLLGRRGSRGDLFSDSEGNWKPNTPLLALFKRKVPAEIRRPSSSRRTSIIDVNFNVERAGVEVESKAAAEPEVEKVRRSRRKKRSKKDLSSSVLQPQQEENRPSKLLYLAFRITATKYNHLQHLSDSAHEPFHLEDDMTGHGAYRIEQELTLKLHQLAGRVSECSTGGEEEVRDASNDGQREEKKQGSEDRDEEDERLWKMEIDLDEERTEEEEDVDDKEMKYRLFRLIAQSTLTYFSSTDDELDKVGQSKEEWEEDGDEDVNEEKVKKTDSLSSKLCQLEKEVRANQFSSTEDELDRVGVMDEEKKTGEEEQEEEEEEEELAVKVCRLANQANATQFSSTEDELDQAGIGEEGKEAIDEVKLWKLEAEKDVHAAQLRDLASLVSASQFSSTEDELDRVGENEVEVEQEGNEGGIKRKEAVEKNRERRESFGDMDVTMFDLRYEIEERKTESSDEKFKDVQQDQTEVEEHKNCMEEKVTDENEGMVKGHTCEKVEVMKEDKANKAKETEQRQEMESETVVQAEKMEEISLHETKVQLEKWQDKTEGEERQEKISESKESQETATDSDEEDAEFHRIISSMLTMTLDDMQIETSKKEAAENGSKNRKPEEEETDENVKIGFKNGFEETAVDAQSTNESEETESAEWVQSQDDNLMSESAVRERPGENVCEQIQGDISRKNESGDATGKNENEQETDEDAQEKRHLAIKAALKDHDKQGKVTTEWKITEMQEDTAEVAFENKEMNIRLEETKGENADNMEQSSMSSLLEGSLSPEEIQSGSDMELYKTIETISSLLEQRYTAVSLRSITTEVLKVLNATEELLLQGVEGGDGPRLSSTVLPPNTDPKKLDQQFSRLEENVYVAAGEVYSLEAELSDLEECARGICSGTSDMELSFLEEQIASAAAKVQQSELQTSDISARIAALKSAGLNVDPQQSRFTKTKTIPVMPLTLDSSRQLRRRLPAPPVKEDKEET, from the exons TGAACTGAAGCTGGAGCTGGATGAGGAGGGCAGTCGCTGCGTCCTGCTGTCACGGCAGAGATGCTTTAACCAGCGCTGCTGCATCCGCTGCTGCTCGCCTTTCACCTTCCTGCTCAACACAAAGCGCCAGTGCCACGACTGCCACTACAACGTCTGCAAGGCCTGCCGGGTCTACAACAAGCAGGACAAAGCCTGGCTCTGCTCCGCCTGCCAGAAGAGCAG GTTGTTGAAGACACAGTCACTGGAGTGGTTCTACACTGATGTGAAGACGCGCTTTAAGAGATTCGGCAGCGCCAAAGTTCTGAAGACTCTTTACAGGAAGCACCTGGCGGAGCACAGCGCGCTTTCAGAGCTTACTG aggGCAGCGCCTATGAGGAGAGTATCTGCAATGAGGGCAGCGTCTGTGGGAGTGACTCAACCTTCTATAGACAAAGTCAAG AGCACAGCATGGCAGAGACACTCACTGTGGCATTGCGGGTGGCAGAGGAAGCTGTAGACGAGGCCATTTCCAAGGCTGAGTCCGACACTGCCAATCAG GGGAAGCAGAATGAGGCTCACTATCTGCGGGAGCACAGAGGAGAGCTCATTGAGGAACTAACCAAAACTATCGtgcaaaaa ATTATTAGCACGAGGAAGACTTTGGCTCAGATGAGGGCAGATTATGACCAGGCTTGGCcacttgaacacaacactgacctTTATCATCAGTTCAACTGTGATCAAGCCTCCAGCTCCCTCAAACACCAACCAGGCCTCTGG AGGTCACACTCTGCCTTCTCACTGTTGGACAATGACCCTCCAGGTCTGATGCAAGACTCCTCACAGGCGCTAAAGAAGGACGGAGGTGGATCAGCTATGTCAACGTGGAAGAGTGTAGACCGGCTAGACAACACTG gtgtgtccTCAGTGCTGAAGAGCCCAGACGGGAACTGGATCGCCCTGCAGAGCGCTCAGCTGTCTCGTCCCAGCCTGCTGACCAAAAGGAAGAGCCTGGTCTTCAGTGCCTTGGAGAGGGAGTCTGAAGTGGTGTCCGCTTACGAAGGCATGGGCTCGGACCTCGAAACCAAACCCGAACCTGACAGATCCTGGGGTGCCGTCCTCCAGGAGATCCACAGGATGATGACAGACTCTAACTCCAACCAGCAGGACAACCGCGACAGGATGCCGTCCGTTCTGTTGGGCCGCCGAGGTAGCAGAGGCGATCTGTTTTCAGACTCTGAGGGGAACTGGAAGCCTAACACACCTCTGCTCGCTCTTTTCAAGAGGAAGGTACCTGCAGAGATCAGGCGACCTTCATCCTCCCGCAGGACCAGCATCATCGATGTGAACTTTAACGTGGAAAGAGCCGGAGTAGAAGTTGAGAGCAAGGCTGCTGCAGAGCCAGAGGTGGAAAAAGTCAGGAGATCACGGAGGAAAAAGAGAAGTAAAAAAGATTTGTCTTCATCTGTGCTG CAGCCCCAGCAAGAGGAAAACAGACCCTCTAAATTGTTGTATCTTGCATTCAGGATCACAGCAACGAAGTACAACCATCTGCAACATCTTTCTGACTCTGCACATGAACCTTTTCACCTCGAGGATGACATGACAGGACATGGAGCATATCGGATTGAGCAGGAGCTCACGCTAAAACTACATCAGCTAGCAGGCCGAGTTTCTGAGTGCTCCaccggaggagaagaagaagtgaGAGATGCTAGTAATGATggacagagggaggaaaagaaacAGGGGAGCGAGGACagagatgaagaagatgagagGCTGTGGAAGATGGAGATCGACTTGGATGAAGAAagaacagaggaagaggaagacgtAGATGATAAAGAGATGAAATACAGATTATTCAGGCTCATCGCACAGTCCACACTCACATACTTCTCATCTACTGATGATGAGTTAGACAAAGTTGGACAGAGTAAAGAAGAATGGGAAGAAGATGGGGATGAAGATGTGAATGAGGAAAAGGTGAAAAAGACAGATAGTCTTAGTTCTAAACTCTGTCAGCTGGAAAAAGAAGTCAGGGCCAACCAGTTCTCCTCCACAGAGGATGAGCTGGACAGAGTTGGCGTCATGGATGAAGAGAAGAAAACAGgcgaggaggagcaggaggaggaggaggaagaggaggagctggCAGTGAAAGTATGTCGATTAGCTAACCAAGCCAATGCCACCCAGTTTTCATCCACAGAGGATGAGTTGGACCAAGCAGGCATAGGTGAAGAGGGGAAGGAAGCGATAGACGAAGTGAAGCTGTGGAAACTGGAGGCGGAAAAAGACGTCCATGCCGCTCAACTCCGTGATTTGGCCAGTCTAGTTAGTGCTTCCCAGTTTTCTTCAACTGAGGATGAGCTGGATAGAGTTGGAGAGAatgaggtggaggtggagcagGAAGGAAACGAAGGAGGAATCAAGAGGAAGGAAGCAGTGGAAAAGAATCGGGAAAGGAGAGAATCATTTGGAGATATGGATGTGACAATGTTTGATTTAAGGTATGAAATTgaggaaagaaagacagagagcagTGATGAAAAATTTAAAGATGTCCAACAAGATCAAACAGAGGTAGAGGAACACAAAAATTGCATGGAGGAGAAAGTAACAGATGAGAATGAAGGAATGGTAAAGGGGCATACATGTGAAAAAGTGGAAGTTATGAAAGAGGACAAGGCTAATAAAGCAAAAGAGACAGAACAAAGACAAGAGATGGAGTCAGAAACAGTGGTGCAAGCAGAGAAAATGGAGGAGATATCCTTACATGAGACAAAAGTCCAACTAGAGAAGTGGCAAGACAAAACggaaggagaagagagacaggaaaagaTTAGTGAAAGCAAAGAGAGTCAGGAGACAGCAACAGACAGCGATGAGGAGGATGCAGAATTTCACAGAATAATCAGCAGCATGTTAACGATGACTTTGGACGACATGCAGATAGAGACATCGAAGAAAGAAGCTGCAGAAAATGGGAGCAAAAATAGAAAGccagaggaagaagagacagATGAGAATGTAAAAATTGGGTTCAAAAATGGATTTGAGGAAACAGCTGTCGATGCACAAAGCACAAATGAATCAGAGGAGACAGAAAGTGCTGAATGGGTCCAAAGTCAAGACGACAACTTGATGTCAGAGTCAGCTGTGAGAGAAAGACCAGGTGAAAATGTATGTGAGCAAATTCAAGGAGATATTTCCAGAAAAAATGAGAGTGGAGATGCCACaggtaaaaatgaaaatgaacagGAAACCGATGAAGATGCAcaagaaaaaagacatttagcAATCAAAGCGGCACTTAAGGATCATGACAAACAAGGAAAAGTCACAACTGAGTGGAAAATTACAGAGATGCAAGAAGATACTGCAGAGGTAGCTTTTGAAAATAAGGAAATGAATATAAGACTGGAGGAAACCAAAGGAGAAAATGCAGACAACATGGAGCAGAGCAGCATGTCTTCTCTACTGGAGGGCTCACTGTCACCTGAGGAGATTCAAAGC GGTAGTGACATGGAGCTTTACAAAACAATAGAGACTATCTCATCTCTGCTGGAGCAG AGGTACACGGCGGTGTCTCTGCGCAGCATTACCACTGAGGTCCTGAAAGTGTTGAATGCCACTGAAGAGCTGCTGCTGCAAGGGGTGGAGGGAGGAGACGGCCCCCGACTCTCTAGCACCGTCCTGCCCCCCAACACAGACCCCAAGAAACTGGATCAACAGTTCTCCAGACTGGAGGAGAAT GTGTATGTGGCAGCTGGAGAGGTTTACAGTCTGGAGGCGGAGCTGAGTGACTTGGAAGAGTGTGCAAGGGGCATCTGCAGCGGGACGTCCGACATGGAGTTGTCCTTCCTGGAGGAGCAGATAGCATCTGCAGCTGCTAAGGTTCAACAGTCTGAGCTGCAG ACTTCTGACATCTCTGCCAGAATTGCTGCTTTGAAGAGCGCAGGCCTCAATGTGGACCCACAACAGTCACGCTTCACTAAGACCAAGACTATTCCAGTTATG CCTCTCACTTTGGACTCATCAAGACAGCTAAGGAGGCGATTACCTGCACCACCAGTGAAAG aagacaaagaagaaacCTAA
- the plxdc2a gene encoding plexin domain-containing protein 2 isoform X2, with amino-acid sequence MGVYRTDTQGLSSPEEGSYVVAGNNKPRGTSPSFGAPGWAADNRGHYRDQHQSEESDPDLLMDGHDNATQIVDIDPAYYTSKIYGSGDSASKELWVNIDEMEEDAWKVCGFLSSTHRQAERVNLSFDFPFYGHVLKEITVATGGFIYTGDIIHQMLTATQYIAPLMANFDPSLSQNSTVFYFDNGTALVVQWNRIYLQDNISLGSFTFQAALHSDGRIIFAYKEIPIHINDISTENHPVKVGLSDAFVVLNEIEQIPNVRRRTIYEYHKVDILKSKISNSTAVEMLPLPTCLQFSSCGPCVTSQIGFNCSWCSRLQRCSSGFDRYRQDWVDLGCPEERRDPRCLRMTDVTNATSRHFTHTTTPVTATTMHQKTSSLTSTPLRRTSTVTNPSTHSSTSRKIISTQQPPTSKPAEDDTKISLHINEAPKDEETTGESDGPQTGLLAGIIMVMVIMGAAVLVSVYIYNHPTSSASLFFMERRPTRWPIMKFRRGSGRPSYAEVETPGQDKDGMGVIDPKQSFVMSDRRESEQKEGFIVPDQRERFLVSESS; translated from the exons atgG GTGTCTACCGTACTGACACACAGGGGCTGTCTTCTCCAGAGGAAGGGTCGTATGTAGTCGCAGGGAACAACAAGCCCAGGGGGACGAGTCCCAGTTTTGGGGCCCCTGGCTGGGCTGCAGATAACAGGGGCCACTACAGAGATCAGCACCAATCAGAAGAGTCAGATCCAGACCTGCTGATGGACGGTCACGACAATGCTACACAGATTGTG GACATTGATCCCGCCTACTATACATCTAAAATCTACGGTTCTGGAGACTCAGCCAGCAAAGAGCTGTGGGTGAACATCGATGAGATGGAAGAGGATGCGTGGAAGGTCTGTGGTTTCCTGTCCAGCACCCACAGACAAGCTGAG AGAGTGAATCTTTCCTTCGACTTCCCTTTCTATGGACATGTACTAAAAGAAATCACAGTGGCAACTGGAG GTTTCATTTACACTGGAGATATAATCCACCAAATGCTCACAGCCACGCAGTACATCGCCCCTTTGATGGCAAATTTTGACCCAAGTCTGTCCCAAAACTCGACTGTGTTTTACTTTGATAACG GCACTGCCCTGGTGGTTCAGTGGAACCGGATTTACCTCCAGGACAACATCAGTCTTGGATCTTTCACCTTCCAGGCCGCTCTGCACAGTGACGGACGTATCATCTTTGCATACAAAGAG atTCCTATACACATCAACGACATCAGCACTGAGAATCATCCTGTCAAGGTGGGCTTGTCGGATGCTTTTGTGGTTCTAAATGAGATAGAGCAGATCCCCA ATGTTCGGAGGAGAACCATTTATGAGTACCACAAAGTCGACATCCTTAAGTCCAAAATCTCCAATTCTACAGCTGTTGAGATGCTACCTCTCCCAA CATGTCTCCAGTTCTCCAGCTGTGGTCCATGTGTCACTTCTCAGATTGGCTTTAACTGCAGCTGGTGCAGTCGGCTACAAAG ATGCTCCAGTGGCTTTGATCGTTACCGGCAGGACTGGGTCGACCTCGGCTGCCCGGAGGAG AGAAGAGATCCCCGGTGTCTTCGAATGACAGACGTTACAAACGCCACATCTCGCCACTTCACACACACGACCACTCCTGTTACAGCGACCACAATGCATCAGAAGACCTCCAGCTTGACCTCCACCCCCCTCCGCAGGACGTCCACTGTCACCAACCCCTCAACACATAGCAGCACAAGCAGAAAAATAATATCCACTCAACAGCCTCCTACCAGCAAACCTGCCGAAG ATGACACAAAGATCTCTTTGCACATCAATGAAGCGC CAAAGGACGAGGAGACCACAGGAGAGAGCGATGGGCCACAGACTGGTCTGCTGGCAGGAATCATCATGGTGATGGTGATCATGGGAGCAGCCGTTCTTGTGTCTGTCTACATATACAACCACCCCACCTCCAGCGCCAGCCTCTTCTTCATGGAG CGACGACCAACCCGGTGGCCAATCATGAAGTTCAGACGGGGCTCCGGGCGTCCTTCTTACGCCGAGGTAGAGACTCCTGGTCAGGACAAAGACGGCATGGGGGTCATCGACCCCAAACAGTCTTTTGTCATgtcagacagaagagagagtGAACAGAAGGAAGGATTCATAGTTCCAGATCAGAGGGAGCGCTTCCTAGTCTCAGAGAGCTCCTGA
- the LOC116699258 gene encoding FK506-binding protein 1 — MGVEVETIRPGDGRTFPQKGQNVSVHYVGTLTNGKKFDSSRDRGDPFKFKIGQGQVIRAWDEGVAQMSVGQVAKLTCSPDYAYGAKGYPPVIPGNSTLIFEVELLGVC, encoded by the exons ATGGGAGTAGAAGTAGAGACCATAAGACCAGGAGAcg GAAGGACTTTTCCGCAGAAAGGACAGAATGTGTCCGTGCACTACGTTG GTACGCTGACAAATGGAAAGAAGTTTGACTCCTCCAGGGACAGAGGAGACCCCTTCAAATTCAAAATTGGACAGGGTCAAGTCATTCGTGCTTGGGATGAGGGTGTAGCTCAG ATGAGCGTTGGCCAGGTGGCCAAGCTGACCTGCTCGCCGGACTATGCATATGGCGCTAAAGGATACCCCCCTGTCATCCCAGGAAATTCCACTCTCATTTTTGAAGTGGAGCTGCTTGgtgtttgttga